The Chroicocephalus ridibundus chromosome 2, bChrRid1.1, whole genome shotgun sequence genome includes a region encoding these proteins:
- the NDUFA4 gene encoding cytochrome c oxidase subunit NDUFA4, with the protein MFRVMVTHAKKHPSLIPLFLIIGSGGVGAGLYLMRLAMFNPDVCWDKKNNPEPWNKLSPSDQYKFYSVNVDYSRLKKDRPDF; encoded by the exons ATGTTTCGTGTGATGGTCACCCACGCCAAGAAGCACCCCAGC TTGATCCCTCTGTTTTTGATCATCGGATCTGGAGGCGTTGGCGCAGGCCTGTATCTCATGCGTTTGGCAATGTTCAACCCTGATGTCTG CTGggacaagaaaaataatccagaacCTTGGAACAAACTGTCTCCCAGTGACCAGTAcaag TTCTACTCGGTTAACGTAGACTACAGTAGACTGAAAAAGGACCGTCCTGACTTCTGA